One bacterium genomic region harbors:
- a CDS encoding DinB family protein, whose amino-acid sequence MIETLTKLFIRDLEKLKTEITSYKDEKIVWKISGDIKNSAGNLCLHLCGNLQHFVGAVLGDSGYVRNRDAEFSKKDVPIRELVAEIESTSKVLQETFAKLSEDDLQKIYPINVFGYEMTTEYLLTHMAAHLNYHLGQINYHRRLLDI is encoded by the coding sequence ATGATAGAAACATTAACAAAACTCTTCATCCGCGATCTCGAAAAACTAAAAACAGAAATAACTTCCTACAAAGATGAAAAAATCGTTTGGAAAATTTCCGGAGACATTAAAAACTCAGCGGGAAATCTTTGTCTGCATCTCTGCGGAAATCTTCAGCATTTCGTTGGTGCCGTTCTCGGTGATTCCGGTTATGTAAGAAATCGTGATGCAGAATTCAGCAAGAAGGATGTTCCTATTCGTGAACTAGTGGCTGAAATTGAATCGACATCGAAGGTTTTACAAGAAACATTTGCCAAATTAAGCGAAGATGATCTTCAAAAAATCTATCCTATCAATGTCTTTGGTTATGAAATGACAACAGAATATCTGCTCACTCATATGGCCGCACATCTCAACTACCATCTCGGACAGATTAATTATCATAGAAGATTGTTAGACATCTAA